AGTTGTCCGGCGTGAAGGGGATGACATTAAGCGCTATGTCCACCTAGGCACGGGTAATTATAATGATGTCACGGCCAATTTTTATACTGATTTGGGCTTGTTGACGACAGATGCTGAAATGGGCATTGACGTCGCGTCAGTCTTTAATGTCCTGACGGGTTATTCTGACCCGGATTACTTTAATCAACTCTATATGTCACCAGATGGCATTCGCGAAGCCTTGATCGATCGGTTACACCAGGTTCGGGCAGCTAAGCGCGCAGGTCATGATGTGAAGGTGCGTTTCAAGGCTAATTCATTGTCAGACAAGGAAATGGTCGATGAAATTTTTGTCGCCAGCCAAGATGGGGTGCCAGTCGACATGTTGATTCGGGGGATTACGATGTTGAAGCCGGGTATTCCTGGCGTCAGCGAAAATATCGCCGTCCATTCAATTGTTGGTCGGATGCTTGAGCATAGCCGGATTTACATTTTTGAAATCGATGGCCAAGCGGAAGTGTTCTTATCATCAGCGGACTTGATGACCCGGAACCTCTCGCGCCGGGTCGAGCTAATGTTTCCAATCTTGGAACCAGCATTGGCCCAACAAGTCATCGATGTGTTTGATACGATGTGGCATGATAATGTCAAAACGCGCGTCTTACAAAGTAATGATGACTGGGTGAAGCAAAACCGGCGGAGTACAGAGCCCATCAATGCCCAAAAGGTGTTCATCGCCGATGCTGTGGCGCGCGTAGCTGCCCAAAAGCAGGCTCGAGAGCGGCATGAAGCCCAACAATCTCAATTTGAACCAGTCAACCATCCATTCTAAAAATAAAGGAGCAAGCTAGATGACAGTTATCGCAATTATGGATCTAGGGTCAAACTCGACCCGCATGACCATCAGTAAAGTTCGTAGTGACGGCTCTTATGAAGTGCTCCAACGCTCACAGTCAATGGTCCGTTTGTCAGAAGGCATGCAATCAGATAAGCAGTTGCAAGAGAAGGCCATGGACCGGACAATTGAAGTAATGAAAGAATTCATGGAGACGGCCAAAGAGTTCAAGGCAGAAAAGATTGTGCCAACCGCCACGGCTGCTGTGCGCCAGGCGACCAATCAGCAAGTCTTCATTGATAAGTTATTCAAAGAGACCGGGTTGCAACTACGGGTGTTAACCGGTTTGGAAGAAGCCCACTATGATTATTTGGCCATTATTAATACATTACAGGTCACAGATACCTTGATTATCGATACAGGGGGTGGCTCAGTCGAGTTGATCTATGTCCAAGGAACACACATGGTGCAGGCCATCTCGGTACCAATTGGCGCAGTCAATCTGACCGAAGCCTATCTTGAAAAAGATAAGATCTCAGCTAAGGCCTTGTTTGCCGCCCAGTTAGCCGTTGAACGTCAATTTAGTAATGTCCCTTGGCTGCAAAATGTCCGCCACCTGCCCATTGTGGCCTTAGGTGGTTCTAACCGAACGTTTGCGAAAATTTCGCGGCGGGCGCGGAATGTCATGGACCTCCCGATTCATGGTTATCGCTTAACGGCAGAAGAGCTGTTTGATATTTTTGCCGAGGTCTTGGTCGCTGATTTAGATGAACGCAAGAAGATCCCTGGTTTGGGGAAAGACCGGGCTGATATCATTGTCGGGGGGATGCTCCCCTTGATTACTGCATTGCAATACGTTGATGCCAATCAAGTCATCTTTTCACAGGCTGGGTTGCGTGAAGGGATTATCTTCGAATACATCATGCAACAAACTGGTCACGCCGTGGTGCCACCAGTGCCTGGTGATATGACTATTGATGATGATAAGAATTAATTAGTATCATGCACGTATATAAAAACCACCTCCAATGGGGTGGTTTTTTGTTGCAAAAAAGACGCACCACGGGGATGCGTCTTCAGTGATTAAAGTAGCACTTCGAATTCTAGGTTGTTATATTGATCGCGCTCACGGATTTGACGATAGCCAAACTCTTGCGTCGAACGCGTTAATATATCGGTTTGCCAGATAATCTTCTCAGCAGTATTAGCAAACATCTCTTCTTTAAGCGTGTTCATCAGGGCTAAGATCTGCGAACCTTCTTCTGCAGTCATGGTCGCATAAGCTCGTTCGTCATTACCAAATTTCTTTGAAATACGCTTCAATGAGATGCTAAGTACCTGACGCGTGTAGGCGGGGTTACGGTTTAAACGGACATTAAAGACAATGTGATTATAGTGATTATCGCGACTATACTGAAGGAGCATTGCTAAGAAGGGCTTTGCTTCAACCTTTTCAACTTTATTAGACATGTGTTTTCCTCGTATCTTTTCTAACTATATAGTAGTCTATCATGTTATGCGGTCCGTATGGCAACGAATATTTAAAGAAAAGATTAAGAGGGCTTGTGTATTATGGGTGAAGTAGCTATGATAGATAAGTTGTCTCAGCGACTGATTCAGTTAATGCAAGTTAATTGAAATAGGTTGTTGACAAATCATGTGTGATTCTTTAGTATAGATAGAGTTGGTTTGGAAATAAATCAATTGTGTATCAAAACTAATTAAAATAAGTTGTTGACTTATGAATTTTGATTTGATATGATATATGAGTTGTCAACGAGACAATGTAGGACATTGAAAACTGAATAACGTTTCGATGATCAAATGTGTAGGGTCTTCAAATTTTAGAATTTGAAGCAAAAAACATTTGCGAAGTCAATTCGCTAGTAAATTCGTTTAACATTGGTTAAACACAACAAAGATTGAGTTATACTCAAGCTTTCAAATTGAGAGTTTGATCCTGGCTCAGGATGAACGCTGGCGGCGTGCCTAATACATGCAAGTCGAACGCCTTGTGGTTTTAATGAATAGCGTGCTTGCACAATATGATTTAAAACAATGCAAGGAGTGGCGAACGGGTGAGTAACACGTGGGAAACCTACCTCTTAGCAGGGGATAACATTTGGAAACAGATGCTAATACCGTATAATACTGAAAACCGCATGGTTTTTATTTGAAAGATGGTTCTGCTATCACTAAGAGATGGTCCCGCGGTGCATTAGTTAGATGGTGAGGTAACGGCTCACCATGACGATGATGCATAGCCGAGTTGAGAGACTGATCGGCCACAATGGGACTGAGACACGGCCCATACTCCTACGGGAGGCAGCAGTAGGGAATCTTCCACAATGGGCGCAAGCCTGATGGAGCAACGCCGCGTGTGTGATGAAGGGTTTCGGCTCGTAAAGCACTGTTGTAAGAGAAGAATGTACTTGAGAGTAACTGTTCAAGTAGTGACGGTATCTTACCAGAAAGGGACGGCTAAATACGTGCCAGCAGCCGCGGTAATACGTATGTCCCAAGCGTTATCCGGATTTATTGGGCGTAAAGCGAGCGCAGACGGTTATTTAAGTCTGAAGTGAAAGCCCTCAGCTCAACTGAGGAATTGCTTTGGAAACTGGATGACTTGAGTGCAGTAGAGGAAAGTGGAACTCCATGTGTAGCGGTGAAATGCGTAGATATATGGAAGAACACCAGTGGCGAAGGCGGCTTTCTGGACTGTAACTGACGTTGAGGCTCGAAAGTGTGGGTAGCAAACAGGATTAGATACCCTGGTAGTCCACACCGTAAACGATGAGTGCTAGCTGTTCGAGGGTTTCCGCCCTTGAGTGGCGTAGCTAACGCATTAAGCACTCCGCCTGGGGAGTACGACCGCAAGGTTGAAACTCAAAGGAATTGACGGGGACCCGCACAAGCGGTGGAGCATGTGGTTTAATTCGAAGCAACGCGAAGAACCTTACCAGGTCTTGACATCCTTTGACCACTCCAGAGATGGAGCTTTCCCTTCGGGGACAAAGTGACAGGTGGTGCATGGTTGTCGTCAGCTCGTGTCGTGAGATGTTGGGTTAAGTCCCGCAACGAGCGCAACCCTTATTGTTAGTTGCCAGCATTCAGTTGGGCACTCTAGCGAGACTGCCGGTGACAAACCGGAGGAAGGCGGGGATGACGTCAAATCATCATGCCCCTTATGACCTGGGCTACACACGTGCTACAATGGCATATACAACGAGTCGCCAACCCGCGAGGGTGCGCTAATCTCTTAAAGTATGTCTCAGTTCGGACTGTAGGCTGCAACTCGCCTACACGAAGTCGGAATCGCTAGTAATCGCGGATCAGCACGCCGCGGTGAATACGTTCCCGGGTCTTGTACACACCGCCCGTCACACCATGAGAGTTTGTAACACCCAAAGTCGGTGGGGTAACCTTTATAGGAGCCAGCCGCCTAAGGTGGGACAGATGATTAGGGTGAAGTCGTAACAAGGTAGCCGTAGGAGAACCTGCGGCTGGATCACCTCCTTTCTAAGGAAAATCGGAAACCTACACAGCGTTGAAACGTTATTCAGTTTTGAGTGTCTTACACTCACAATATATTATCCCATGGGGAATTAGCTCAGCTGGGAGAGCACCTGCTTTGCAAGCAGGGGGTCATCGGTTCGATCCCGATATTCTCCATTGGCCCACGTGAGTGGACCACTTATTAGTTCTTTGAAAACTGAATCATATTAATGTAAATTTTTAAATTTCAATTTAAATTAAATTGAACCGAGAAATACACCGCGTTATTTTTTTTGAGTTTTAAAACAAGTTCATTACTTTAATTAGTAATAATCGCAAGTGACCTTTATGGTCACATACTCGAACTTGAATCATCAGCGTAAGCTGATAGGTTAAGTTATTAAGGGCGCATGGTGGATGCCTTGGCACTAGGAGCCGATGAAGGACGGGACTAACACCGATATGCCTCGGGG
This is a stretch of genomic DNA from Weissella soli. It encodes these proteins:
- a CDS encoding Ppx/GppA family phosphatase: MTVIAIMDLGSNSTRMTISKVRSDGSYEVLQRSQSMVRLSEGMQSDKQLQEKAMDRTIEVMKEFMETAKEFKAEKIVPTATAAVRQATNQQVFIDKLFKETGLQLRVLTGLEEAHYDYLAIINTLQVTDTLIIDTGGGSVELIYVQGTHMVQAISVPIGAVNLTEAYLEKDKISAKALFAAQLAVERQFSNVPWLQNVRHLPIVALGGSNRTFAKISRRARNVMDLPIHGYRLTAEELFDIFAEVLVADLDERKKIPGLGKDRADIIVGGMLPLITALQYVDANQVIFSQAGLREGIIFEYIMQQTGHAVVPPVPGDMTIDDDKN